The DNA segment ttagattactcgttactgaaaaaagtggtccgacgtcggtaacgcgttacaaattaacgcgttactgacatcactgatcGTGACAGACTGAGAGGTACTTGGATTATTATGCCGTTATATTTATCTTAGCTGTAAATGgggtcaaaataataatattgttatgTATTACAATAATTTTTGGGATTGATAATACCAAAATAATCATCGTCTTGATCGGACGATGATTATTGATCATCGTCCGATCACGACAGGAGTAATCATGACAAATGGATCATATAAGAATGAGGGTCCCACAGCAGACTGAAACGTCCTTCTACAATCAGGACTTCAGGCTGTGCCACAGAGATGAGGTATGAGGCTCTGGGTCACGGCGCTCACCGCCTCCACCCGCTGGTACGGCCCAGCCGAGTTCTCCAGGTCCAGCGGAACCCCATTGAGGGCCCAGGTGAAGGTCAAGTCCATGGTGGGGTCATGGGAGGCGTGGCACTGCAGCGTCACATTCTCCCCCTGGTTGATGTCAGCGTTGGAGGGAGCCAGTGTGATTTTGGTGGCATCTGGAAGTTAAATAcatgtatgtaaatattaagAGATAATATTGGTAGAGATTCTCTCTTTAGGGTTCTTTAGTTATCTTCTGATTCCTGAGAGCGAAAGCTGGGATAGATGGCAGTACAGTAAGAAGAGCGGCATAGAAACAACTATTGTACCAAACCTGGTTGGCATTTTAATCtgcaaaatgatcaaataatcTAGGTATATGTAAATGACGGAGCCTTACACAGATGGTTCCTAAAGTTTCCAATTTGTTGCAAATATATTCCGTGCAAACTCGGACCGGGCCTTGATTTTCATACAGTCATCAACACAGTGTACCAATTATCAGCAGTTGTTAATGTTTACATTGAACAAGTCCTGTGTTAGCTGTAAAGTCACTCAGAAGGGAGGAGGCCATCactcaaaatgaaacagaaaaaaaagccagattAGAGATTGAATAAATGCATGTAGGAAAAAAGCTACAACCTTTTTTGAGGCGAGGTTTGTGGTCGGATGAAGctaatgttgaaatgtttggtCAACATTTGGTCACAGATCACAAATGAGTTATCATGACTATAGCAACAAAACAGGAAGCATCCGATTAGCATCTCTAAAGCTCACATAGCACCTGAACTACAGCCCTATATATAGAGGCAGAattcaaaccatctcttccatTCCATCAATGATAATGGGCAACATTAGATCTGTGGCAAACAAATTGGATGAACTTCAAGAGGCAACAGGGACTGGGCCAGAGTGCAGAGAATGCAGTGTTAGGTTCCACTGAGACGTGAAGCCACAGTTTACCTCTAACAGACAGGTGTCCGGTGCTGTTGGCTTTGCCCAGGTAGTTCTCAGCAAAGCAGGTGTATTTTCCTTCATCTGCCCGGCTGATGTTGTAGATCCACAGCGTGCCATCTGGAGTTACTGTGATTCTGGGAGGAGACAAACATAaggtgtaaaacaaaacaaaaacacaaccgGCTAACCAGAGCTCtgctaacagaaataaacagttttctgccTTATTTTCATATCATCTGTTTATcggtaaaaaaaaagtgacagctCTGAGGAATCCAGCACCGAATCCTCAACGACTTTTTATGTGATACTCCGCTGAAGGCACCAACGTCTGCCTTCAGCATTATAACGTTAAAGTACTTTATGAGATGTTGTTGTGGAATGtcaaaggaaaaagaacaaaaatcaaatcccagaaatgtttgtctttcttctgCCTGGGAGCAACAATGtatgttttcctgtttctgctacAGTCTGGTACCTGCTACTGTTGGTCAGAAGCTCCGTCCCACGGCTCCAGAACAGGATGGGCTTTGGTGCCGCACGAGGGCGACACTCGATCACCACCTGGCCGCCTCTGGCTGCCGGGATCAGCTTCCTCACCGGATTCAGCCTGAAATCCGGAGCCTGGACTGGAACAGGGACACGGCATGCAGGAAGTCAGAATGCAGCGTCATTCAGTGTGtaagcacattttatttatgcaactCCTTtcccagataaaaaaaattaaaaataaaaatgatttacagTAAGttacaaaattatatataaacaGTGGTGCACAAAAAGTATTAGGAgcaaatgaaaaagagaaaaggtaaCAGAAGTGGGTTTAATGTTGTAAGGCTAAAAGTACTTCAATGACAAGATACAAAACGAAACTCCAGAGtaacaaacaaatgcacaaagCATTACCCCATTTTACaaagagctgctttttttttatagaggGACCACTGAGTCCACAATTCTCCGActcaagagagagaaaaagacagagagagagagagagagagagagagagagagagttcacATGGTATTTAAAAGCCTAACCTGGGGGAGTTTTGTTAAGACAGGAGAAAAGTCAATTGCAGTAGTCCAGACATGACAAAACGACTGCGTGATTAACAATTTCCAGTTCGGATTGAGACACAATGGCTCTAAACTCAGTAAACTTCCCGTGGTGATGAAAGCAAGACAGATCCAGAGagtcaaaatgaaaatcaaaagtaGACCAAGATTCCTAACAAGAGGTTTGATGTAGCGAGCAAGATGGCCGAGAGAATGCCTGACCTGggatttcagttttctcttttcatttaatCGTAAAAGGTTTATAGCCACATGTCATGTGCACATGTGTTTAGCAGAGTCTAAGCACATGTGCAAGTCAAGTAGTTTCAACATTATTTGGGCAttaagctgcagtatgtaacttttttaaagaatgttttattttgacatatttgttaaaactgtcactttgtcAAGACAGTACAAcatataatttgtaaaaaaaaaaaaaaaaaaaagaataataatcaagttgctttgtgtttttcttgtggTCCTacagccatctgcagaaatacaattctgtcagaaacaaccaatcagagcaagggGGAGGGTCTTATCGCAATCACTCAGTTTGAGGATGGGCTGCTCACAGCCTCCCACTTCTTCTCTGCTACGCTACAGCTTAGTCCTGATAGCAGAATCTAccatgaatgctaatgctagttagcatacCTGACaatgataaacagttttcctggaaaggtaaattgtttctctgccatcaGCAGATTAAGCAACAAGTACAGTAGGTTGACTGACAGCtgtaagaccctcctcctggctctgattgggtgtaaaaatgtttttgactgcTCGGCCTCTCTTACCTTGGACTCTCAGCTCAGCAGATGAATAAATAGTGCCGTGTTTGTTCTCAGCCACACACTGGTACATCCCTGAATCCTCCAGGGCCAGGTTGTTGATTTTCAGATGCACTCCGTTCACCGTCACCCGATCCTTTTTCACGACAGGAAACGTGAACCAAATAACGTGAGGGAAAGAGTGAAGTAACTGTCAGTACTGTCTTCAACCGAACAGCAAAGCGACCAAGCAAGAGCTAATTAAGTTATGGATAAAAACCAAGAAGCTCACAGCTGTTCAGCCAGAGCAGCGGCAGTCCAGAGGTTCTATGTATTACCTGTGTGGTGAGAAACAGTCCGTTGCGTATCCAGCGGACAGCGGGTCGAGGTTTTCCAGCAGCTAAGCAGCTCCAGTGAAGTTCTGAGCTGATCTCCACCTCTGAGTCGCTCATCACCTGCAACCACTCCGGCTGAGCTGCAGGAATGgagccagagagagagagagagagagagagagagagagaggttggTCAAACAAAGACAAGACATCCCAGATGAATGGCATATTTCACTACAATCTTCTCTGCTTGGTACCTTGCACAATGATGCGTCCCTGGAATGTGTCACGTCCTTCTGAGTTGTAGGCTTCACACTCATAAATTCCCTCGTCGTCAAAAGAGAGTTGAGGTAGGGTGAGGGTGTGACTCTGTGTAGAGGAGCCTGCTTTGGACGGCATTAAACCGTCAACCTTCCTCCACCGAAGCTTTGGGACTggactgaaaaatacaaaagattttagacagtcagaaaaacaacaagtcaGTGAGTCATGTATGACTGCTCAGTCACTGGAGCGATGGCAAGTGAGCCTGGattaaaacacagattttaatgAATGTCTGAAGCTTTTCCAGGAACTTTATGAAGTTGTGAAGCTACTGAACCCACAAGCCAAAGTGgtgggtttttaatttgaattgaatgaTAGCGTTTCATTTCTACGGTTAAACTGCAGGGGGCAGCGTTACGCCTGACTGGCTGATGGATTGCTACAAAATCCATAATTAAGACAAGGAGCAACATTCATGTTAAAAGCCAGCCAAAGAGCTTTACAGGACAGCAAAGTAAAGACAACAAGAAAAGAACATTGATATGTGGGAAAAGAGTGCAATAAAACATAGAAACATCACGTACAACATCAAAACAccaataataaagaaaactttatatcCAAATTCAGTCTTTACCCTTGCGCTTcaaaaaggcaaacatttcaTCGTTTGGAATCTgtgatcaaaatgtttttagtcgTAATTTAAAGGAACCAACAGTTTCTGCATAACTCAGGTTTTTCAGTGACGATGTTCCAGAGTGGAGGAGCGACGGCGCCTCTCCTTATTTATAGATCAAAGCAGAACTTGATCAGAAGGTTGATAAAAGTCTGTAAAAATACACGACTTATTCAAAACATGGTAAAATATGATTCTCTTTTTTAGGAAGCCTAATTTGCTCACTGCACATGGAACaagaatttatatatatatatatatatatatatatatatatatatatatatatatatatatatatatatatatatagttagtatattttttaaatgaaaacatttattctcaaACTTTCTGTAACGTTAAATATATCAATACTGGTTTATATAtaaccaatatatatatatatatatatatatactggtTTATATACCATGTCAGTCCAAGTCGCTAAAATGattagaaacaaacttttttgcTAATTACActaataaatttcaattaagaaagaaataaaattacaatataaaaatactttatacatttctaaattataaaagaGATTGAAAGTAAGcactcagattttctttaacacattaaacatttaactgataaataataaaactggagcttgtttttatttaaggttgCTTAGATTTCTGCAGTAgtggtaaaattaaattaaatcaggcAGCAGCGTCTTGTCAAAAACGTGGTAAAATGGGTTTTGGCTCAATTTCTTATATATAGAACGACATATAAACAACTCCTAGGACCTCTGTTTACAtaagtatgtatttttttattaaaaaatatttttttatttagaaaataatttatatagaGAGAATTACTTTGTTCACAAGGAGTAATTCTCCtcttgtgaaagtaaatctgtaTAGTAGGATCTGTCGTATCAGAGACCTGCTTACTCAGCATTTTCAGGACCAGACCTATTAATAAGGGTTAGAGGTGAGTTGAGGTAAAAATGTCTCCATTAAAGTTTTTCTAGAATATTCTCCAATTTCTTGTTGAAAACGTACTTTCCGTTCGCAAAGCATTCCAGTTGGGCGGTGTGTCCAGCCAGGGCGTACGTCTCCGCTGGGAAGCGCAGTCTGATGCTTGGTGCTGACCTCCTGGGATTggctgaaagagaaaagaaaaacagatcatttaATGGTGCAGAATTAGTTGGGGTTTCGACattaaaaaatgatcaaaattctGATCTTATGACATGAATCATAAAGTTCTTTAAAATCACTATAAATAGGAAGAGACATGAAACATCAGTCACAATGATGTTTGTGACTGATGTTTCACATCAGTCACATGTTTCACATCAGTGAAACATGTGACTGATGTCACAaatttattcttcaaatttatttgaagaataaatTTGATTCTTCAAATTTATGATTTGAAGAATCATAAATGACTCTTCAAATCATTTATGATTTGAAGAGTCATAAATGTTGCTTATACAACATACTGCTTATACAAAAATGTTCTGCTATCTGATTTCTCAGAACCAGGCCCCGCTTTGGACGCCAATTTGTTGGTAGTGGAAAAGTGGCAAACATCAAAACTTCATCATCAAACTGgactcaaaataaaagttctaTGTCATTCAAAACCCAAGTGGGGCGTATTTATACTGAATCCTTTCTTATAGTTTGTGTGGCTTTTTCAACCAATCCAGTCTCTTCACTGCATCTGGACTCTTAATTCAACTTTTGTAAAATTTCAACACATGGCTGTGTGACTGTAGAAAATCTATCTTTTTATGTCAGGTGATCAGCTTCACAGGACAAAGTGGATGGTTgtgttgcacacacacacacacacacacacgcacacacacacacacacacacacacacgcacacgcacacacccacgcacgcacacccccacacacacacgcacacacacacagacacaccccTGATGCGTATACTCTGATAAAAATACATGCTTGAATcctaaaactgaaagaaaaaaacaaaacataattattccaGCACAGTAGCAGAAAGACATCCGGTGATCTTACCATCTGGCATTACGGTGAGCAGGCTGCCCTTGCTAAAAGTGCTTTTGGTGCTGATGTCCAGATTGATGGTGGTAAAGCAGAAGTAGTTCCCCGTGTCATTTAACTCTGCTTTGGCCAAGTACAGGTTCCCAGTGACCTGAGACACAAACCAGCGTCCGTCGTCCTTCCTGATGAAGTTGGGAAACTCGTTGAAGTACCAGCGATAAGACAGAGCTGCAGAAGACAAAGAGGCGAAATACGGTGAAAGATGTCACAACCAGGTATTACACTGATCACGTATGTGGGGGTATGGTTACAGAGAGTTGCATGTTAAGGGCGTTTCAGGTGTTACTTGCTCTTATTCCAAAGAATTTGAAGGTTTTTGCCCAAAAGCTTTAACCTACAACTCATTTTTTAGACACACACATCTAATGTATTCTTTTATGGTTCCAATAAAAAGAACttcaaagtgtatttttatgtcAGAACTTAAAAACGTGACTTCGTACTAGTACAGTGGTTTTCTGATGACTTGCAAGGTCAAGGGGTACTTTGTAGATGGTGATTTAcgtcacacatatatatataggttATAAGACATATGCGAGTGTCAGGGTTGTCATGGTGATATCAAACAGGCCTCACAGGTTTGCATTTccactaagaaaataaaagaataaatgaaattttataaaaacagggATCATGTCCAGTTTATTATATATTCCAACAGACACTTTATTACAGTGTTATATATAAAAGGTCACATTAGTATTACTTGCTGGGCTAGTGTGAGtgttggcagcattatgctgaaGCACTGCAGCAGAGGTGCTACCTGGGTAATGTGGGGGCGGATGACAGGCAAGGAAAGTGCCGGCGCCTTCAAACACAGTCTGTGAAGTCCTGCTGTCAGGAGGGAAGTCATGAAGGTCTGAAGAAAGATGAGATTAAGGTGGAAATATCAAACACCAAAGACTCCTGATACATGGAGGGCTTAGAGCAGgaataatgttttcaaatcatGAAGATCTGGtactaaattaaacaaagagCAACTCATCCAGAAAGGTTTGACTCACAGCCAAACTTCAGATTGGCAGCTCGGCTGATGATAGTCCCACACGGGTTCTTAGCCAGACACTGGTAGGATCCGGTATCTTGGGAACTGTCAGGGCTGCTGATCACCAGGCTGCCAGCCACCAAAGTGTGCCGGCTCAACCCCAGCTCCAGGACTGTGCCATTCAGTTTCCACCTGCAGGGTCAGAGTCAacggaataaaaacaaaacgtacAAATTTCACCTGTTTTACTTTATGTGGGCCACTAGTCAATTTCTTCTCCAAGATTTAAATTGGTGGTGTGCTTTACTAGCTGCATGTCTGTTGGCCATATAgttgtgcaatttgacatttggaaaataaagttgcttggtggaaacacaacaatttcgaaaaaacttgtttttggtCAAAGGTTTTGccgctagttttttttttttttttttttggccatttcaaatcagtttctttcacaaaactgcgatggaaacactttttgtatCACACGAGTTACATGATTAACAACCGGATGTTTCTactggcacaaaccacaaagaagaagatgacaggaagtagttagaGGATCATAtggttttttaatgacttatcatggAACAAACTTAtagtgtgattttaattgcactttttgtttaatggaaacactgcaattgttTTGACATTGTGTTTTGTTATATTAGCTGAATAgcgacaaagttttgcacacatttgtaatggaaacgccgCTACTCTGACATCAACTAGTTCTCCATACAGATGTATAAAAGTTGGACTGCatctaaataaaacttgtttagagCCACAAACGTTACATTAGTTTTGGAAAgaagaatttttcaaaaatagacTTTATAGAAAATTCTTCTACTTTTAggttttgacataaaaaaaacttttttaaaagatgaaggaTGTATGTCCTTTGATCGGATGCCGATACTTCAACAAATTAAGTAAAAGGAAACAATTTGAATTTACGGTAAAATACCTTTGAATACCTTGTGAAACCACTAAATATCCTGCTGTGAACCACTGCATGTTGTTATATGGATGAAACCTCAATAACAGTAAATGTGAATCTTTCTGGTTATTAATgtgctgaaatgttttccatcacTCCATAATTACACACTTTTTGGGTTAGTAAGCATAGTTAGggtaagaaaaaatgttaactGCAGTCATACATAAACGCagttaaaattaaaccaaaaataaatggaagtcaACACAGTCATAATATGGGTAGAAACATAcatttgtgtatgtgtgcgtgtgtgtgcgtgtgtgtgtgggtgtgggtgtgtgtgtgttactcaCGAGTAGGTTGCAGGTGGACTGGCTCTAGCCTGGCAGCTCAGAGTTATTTTGCCTTCAGTCAAGCCCTCTGGGTAAATTAAGCTGCTTGGTTGCTCTTCAAACACTGGTCCTCTGTCGTGACCCGACACACACACGTTTCCTACTGGAAACCAGATTTCAAGGAGGACAAGGTGGGTCAGAAACATCTCCACATTTTGCTAAAAATTACCTTCATAACTTTGCATGCAAGAAATGAATCTCACAAAGGAAGCTACATATTTTTATCAGTATCAATTTGACTGTAGGGTCCTTTGCCTTTATCTCATGACTTACAGTAAAAGTTGTAATTCATGaagtaaaagttattttcaaagtttcatGGTGTGGCATGAGGctatttttaatgctttagtgtcacataaattaatttagatcaCTTCTGTTTCTACAACTTGTTACATGAGCAATGTGGTTGTTAAATGTACACTTACTGGGTATTAGCTTGACTTTGctgtctttcatttttaaattcttaaaaatttaagttttaaaactttcGCATTTTAGAACCGGTTTCTGAACCACAACAGGAGTTCAACATGAATTTAAAagctcatatttatttctgaacatgCATTCTGCCAgtaagtcaaaaacaaacaaaaaaaacaaagtgtaaaactgtaaaattaaaactgcaCTGCTCATGAACCTTTTGTCCTTTAGAAGATGCTACAAAGTAGAAAGTCTAGAAACGaaacgtttttcttttgtcctgcTTAAACAGACTGGGAAATTTTGCAGGACTGTGTAGAAACCatgaaaacattcatattttatgGAACAAGGAGAGTGATGAAACTCTTCACCTAATATGCTTTGATTGTCACTACGATCATCATTGAAATAAATACCTCCAAACGGTGCGGGAAGGTTGAAGGAGTGTATTAGTCGTTGCTgctcatgtgtgtgtttgtcagcaGAAACATTAATCTGTCTAATAACTCAGAAGCATGAAAATTGAAACTTACCAGCTGCCTTTAGAGCAGCAGAACTGAGGAAAAGCAAACCCAACAAAACGTCCATCCTCTGGAACCAACTGGGTCACAATCAGCAGAGAAATCTCTATCTCCCAGGAAGGACTGCCCGCTCTGTGCCTGAGCAGAAATGATGAAACAATACTTTCATGAAAACCTAAGAACGTGGAATCCCAGTTACTGCTGCATGAATGTAACCAAACAAAGCCCATGTACCGGCAACACTGAGCAACTTTCACACAACTGTAGCACAAGGTAAAAACATAAGAGTCAAAAAAccatcatctgaaaatctgactttaaaactGACTCGGAGATCacactaaaaacagaaaacaggtaatccactttttttttttaaatgttaatttgttaCAAGTAATACAATTAAGTTTATTCAAGTGAATATAtatcccgcctctcgcccggaacgcagctggagatcggcaccagcaaccctcccgaccccattagggatgaagggtgaccagaaaatggatggatggaagtgaATATATTAAGTTCATTAAGTTGCCATgtcaaacaaacataaacaaattaagtttgacaaactCTGATTACACGTCACAAATCAACTCAGATTTTTTAAACAACCTTTATTGTCAAAGTGAATATGGATTTCTGCAACAATAAAGACaactacataaaatatttaccataaaatgaatgaatgcataaatattcacccaCTTCAAGTCAGTATTAACTAGAGGCACCATTGGCTGTAATCACAGCACAGCGTGGACAGGTTTTATAAGGCTTTATAAAagctgttttataaaatatttatgtttccaaCACTTTGAtgattctgattttctttctttttgctataatttcataattttaaaatttagctcaattgtttttttgttaaatttcagttttgttttgctgtgtctGATCTGTGGTTTCTGGGTGGGCTTCTCATTTACATACAATGGACAGGTCATCATTCCTGACCTGACTGTGACCTTCGAGTCTCTGCTCATTTACTAAAGCAATCTTGGCTTTCTGTTCAAGCTGCGGCTTTATGTCATAAGTACATatctttattcatattttttttgccgtatcagaatcagaatcacaTTTATTGGTCGAGATACACTGAGGATAAAGGAAGGAGGATGTGGTGCTCCAGAAGCTGGATCACACACTGAAGCTAAACCCCAGTGGTTTAGCTTCCTACAACTCCTCAGCGATATGAGTTTGAGGAATTTAAAAGCAATGAGTCCCTTTGAACAAGAAGAAGCAGAACCAAGCAGAGTTTGGGTTGAGTGTAAAGTTGGGTATGAGGCGCATTGCTTTACACACGGTCAATATGTAAAGACACTGCTAGACATTCATTCTTAGTCAGGTTAATATTAATTTAGAttagtttcatttgtttttgttcttaaagcATTATTAGTTCATAAAAGCTCTTCTTCTGGTGACATTCCTGCTGCATTGGGATGTTATTTTCTGTGCAGTGATACCTTGTATAATAATCTGTTTACGAGCAGCTATTTTTGGCAATAGCTTGATTTTGTCGAAAATGTGTTTAAGGACttgtaacatttaataattcatttactTGAAGTTTCTACTATCCATGTCATTGAAATGATCACATAGGAAAAAGATTTGGTGACATTTATTTCTTCTACAGCAGCAACATCATCTCAAACTTGTCCTTAAGAGAAAAACTCTAAAGTCTAAAGAGTTATTGTGGAGTA comes from the Gambusia affinis linkage group LG07, SWU_Gaff_1.0, whole genome shotgun sequence genome and includes:
- the cntn2 gene encoding contactin-2; the protein is MDVLLGLLFLSSAALKAAVGNVCVSGHDRGPVFEEQPSSLIYPEGLTEGKITLSCQARASPPATYSWKLNGTVLELGLSRHTLVAGSLVISSPDSSQDTGSYQCLAKNPCGTIISRAANLKFGYLHDFPPDSRTSQTVFEGAGTFLACHPPPHYPALSYRWYFNEFPNFIRKDDGRWFVSQVTGNLYLAKAELNDTGNYFCFTTINLDISTKSTFSKGSLLTVMPDANPRRSAPSIRLRFPAETYALAGHTAQLECFANGNPVPKLRWRKVDGLMPSKAGSSTQSHTLTLPQLSFDDEGIYECEAYNSEGRDTFQGRIIVQAQPEWLQVMSDSEVEISSELHWSCLAAGKPRPAVRWIRNGLFLTTQDRVTVNGVHLKINNLALEDSGMYQCVAENKHGTIYSSAELRVQVQAPDFRLNPVRKLIPAARGGQVVIECRPRAAPKPILFWSRGTELLTNSSRITVTPDGTLWIYNISRADEGKYTCFAENYLGKANSTGHLSVRDATKITLAPSNADINQGENVTLQCHASHDPTMDLTFTWALNGVPLDLENSAGPYQRVEAKENIGDLLIVNTQLSHAGIFTCTAQTVVDSASSSAKLVVRGPPGPPGGLLVKNVAETSVELKWSRGYDNHSPIGKYVIMGRSSLSSEWRKMMTEPANIEGNAESARVTGLIPWMDYEFQVIASNILGSGEPSMPSHVIRTKQAAPTVAPSGLGGGGGNRNELIITWTPMAREYQNGDGFGYILAFRKKDTPPWSEVQIPHVDSSRYVYYNESLTPYTPFEVKIKAYNRRGEGPFSQLSDVYSAEEEPTVRPSGINATALSAFEIQVSWDPIQPLSNGILRGYEIRYWRQHEREAAADRVRTAGLQPTARVSGLRPSTRYNVAVLAYNSAGTGPPSPRTAVTTRKPPPNRPPGNVSTETKGSEVTLKWSHVTAMHNESAVLGYKILYRHEDQTVMKFLDKSKTSVTLPLTKDYGYALLEIRTWGEGGDGPSHEVIVSQDPGTGMMVQKDASSALTSSLLHMATGPVLLALSLL